One part of the Vogesella sp. LIG4 genome encodes these proteins:
- a CDS encoding DUF2189 domain-containing protein: MDITHLPSKEHIVVNHVAVSAPLQWLKLGWQDLRRAPADSMFYGAVFVLMGYLLNMYFSYAPEYMITLAALFLLAGPFMAIGLYDISRQLEAFNGGRVRLAHSMAAWRSNMPGFSLYAVLLAVMVFGWFRISLLMFALFYEGSVPTLDSLVANAFTQENIGFLVAWFGTGFFFAVAVFSLSVCAIPMLLDKEVDTITAMVMSVQAVYHNMLTMLFWAAIIVALTAIGFATQFVGLLLITPLIGLSSWHAYRALISYEH; the protein is encoded by the coding sequence ATGGACATTACCCATCTGCCCAGCAAAGAACATATTGTCGTCAATCACGTTGCCGTTTCCGCGCCACTGCAGTGGCTGAAGCTGGGGTGGCAGGATCTGCGCCGCGCACCGGCCGATTCCATGTTCTACGGCGCCGTTTTCGTACTGATGGGCTATCTGCTCAATATGTATTTCAGCTATGCACCCGAGTACATGATCACCCTGGCCGCGCTGTTCCTGCTGGCCGGGCCGTTCATGGCCATCGGCCTGTACGACATCTCGCGCCAGCTGGAAGCCTTCAACGGCGGGCGGGTGCGCCTGGCGCACAGCATGGCGGCCTGGCGCAGCAATATGCCCGGCTTCTCGCTGTACGCGGTATTGCTGGCGGTGATGGTGTTCGGCTGGTTCCGCATTTCGCTGCTGATGTTTGCGCTGTTCTACGAGGGTAGTGTGCCGACGCTGGATTCGCTGGTGGCCAATGCCTTCACCCAGGAGAACATCGGCTTCCTGGTTGCCTGGTTCGGTACCGGCTTCTTCTTTGCCGTTGCGGTGTTCTCGCTGAGCGTATGCGCCATTCCGATGCTGCTGGACAAGGAAGTGGACACCATCACCGCCATGGTGATGAGCGTGCAGGCGGTGTACCACAACATGCTGACGATGCTGTTCTGGGCGGCTATCATCGTGGCTCTGACCGCGATCGGGTTTGCCACCCAGTTTGTCGGGCTGCTGCTGATCACCCCGCTGATCGGCCTGTCCAGCTGGCATGCCTATCGCGCCCTGATCTCCTACGAGCACTAA